In one Candidatus Rokuibacteriota bacterium genomic region, the following are encoded:
- a CDS encoding sigma 54-interacting transcriptional regulator, giving the protein MTRVVIVGAGKGGRALLEMFMGDATVSILGVADVNPWAPGIELARRLNITVTTDFRQLVTDPNADLIIDVTGNPEVHRTIQRLKPPTAEVMGGVSAKFMWDLLEERKRTEELEDRYALMLRELQTQAEGELIVGQNPKMREVAELVARVAPTPTTVLLRGESGTGKELVARAIHKHSHLRDKPLITVNCTALTPALMESELFGHKRGAFIGAATDKVGLFEKADGGTVFLDEVGDMPLELQTKFLRVLEAGEITAVGEVITRKVRVRVIAATNQNLEAAMARGEFREHLFYLLNTFTITLPPLRERVEDIPVFAYHFLQRAEAKINKKVDRIAAEALDLFKRYPWPGNLRELENVIERAVVLTSSRQIEPGHLPLYVQEATIRLASAEGFMKAKEKMITQFQKQALLELLAGTRGNVTLAAKKAGMTRRNFHRLMAKYSINPDAFRQESDSSR; this is encoded by the coding sequence ATGACCAGGGTCGTCATCGTCGGCGCCGGCAAGGGCGGGCGCGCCCTTCTCGAGATGTTCATGGGCGACGCCACCGTGTCGATCCTCGGCGTGGCCGACGTGAACCCCTGGGCCCCGGGAATCGAGTTGGCCCGCCGCCTGAACATCACCGTCACCACCGATTTCCGCCAGCTCGTCACCGATCCGAACGCGGACCTGATCATCGACGTCACCGGCAACCCGGAGGTCCACCGGACGATCCAGCGCCTGAAGCCGCCGACGGCGGAGGTGATGGGCGGCGTGAGCGCCAAGTTCATGTGGGACCTCCTGGAGGAACGCAAGCGCACGGAGGAGCTGGAGGATCGTTATGCGCTCATGCTCCGGGAGCTCCAGACCCAGGCCGAGGGCGAACTGATCGTCGGCCAGAACCCGAAGATGCGCGAGGTGGCCGAACTCGTCGCGCGGGTCGCTCCGACGCCGACCACGGTGCTGCTTCGGGGCGAGTCGGGGACCGGCAAGGAGCTGGTCGCCCGCGCCATCCACAAGCACTCGCACCTTCGGGACAAGCCGCTGATCACCGTCAACTGCACGGCGCTCACGCCGGCCCTCATGGAGTCCGAGCTCTTCGGCCACAAGCGGGGCGCCTTCATCGGGGCGGCCACCGACAAAGTGGGGCTCTTCGAGAAGGCCGACGGGGGCACGGTCTTCCTCGACGAGGTCGGCGACATGCCGCTCGAGCTCCAGACCAAGTTCCTCCGGGTCCTCGAGGCTGGCGAGATCACCGCGGTGGGTGAGGTCATCACCCGCAAGGTCCGCGTGCGCGTGATCGCCGCGACCAACCAGAACCTGGAGGCGGCGATGGCGCGGGGGGAGTTCCGGGAGCACCTCTTCTACCTGCTGAACACGTTCACGATCACGCTCCCTCCGCTCCGGGAGCGGGTCGAGGACATTCCCGTCTTCGCCTATCACTTTCTCCAGAGGGCCGAGGCCAAGATCAACAAGAAGGTGGACCGGATCGCCGCCGAGGCGCTCGATCTCTTCAAGCGCTACCCCTGGCCCGGCAACCTCCGCGAGCTCGAAAACGTCATCGAGCGGGCGGTCGTGCTGACCTCCTCACGCCAGATCGAGCCCGGTCACCTCCCCCTGTACGTGCAGGAGGCGACGATCCGCTTAGCTTCTGCCGAAGGGTTCATGAAGGCCAAGGAGAAGATGATCACCCAGTTCCAGAAGCAGGCGCTCCTGGAACTCCTGGCGGGCACCAGGGGGAACGTGACTCTGGCGGCAAAAAAGGCCGGGATGACCCGTCGGAACTTCCACCGATTGATGGCAAAATACTCAATAAATCCCGATGCTTTCAGGCAAGAGTCAGACTCTTCTCGATAG
- a CDS encoding APC family permease, protein MRLYSLKRIFVGSPFPTAQARHERLTKVTGLAVLGSDPLSSVAYATEEILLVLILAGTGVLAYSVPIGFVIAVVIAIVVNSYRQTIPAYPQGASAYIVAKDNLGTFAGLTAGAALLIDYTLTVAVSVSAGVAAITSAFPALYPERVLICVLLVVGIAVANLRGVRESGRMFALPTYLFIAGFLGLLGAGFLRYVWLGAPEAPSPAPPTEPVSSLGVFLVLRAFASGAVALTGIEAISDGVTAFKPPEVKNARTTLAWLGATSITLFVGTTLLASLYGVLPREEETVVSQLAWQVFGGGPLYYYVQVVSTLILIFAANTSFADFPRLSFFMARDGFLPRQFGNRGDRLVFSNGILILGTAAIVLIVIFGGSTHALIPLYAVGVFTSFTLSQASMVRRWLRQKPPGWWWRATINGVGAATTGLVMVVIAMTKFVHGAWIVVLLIPIFITVFFVIHRHYRRVAEQLSLEGYGGPPPIRHTVLVLIGDLHRGVVQALQYAKTLSPDTKAVYVELDPDGTHKLEEKWVKWGCGVPLVVLTSPYRSLLGPFLDYLDHLQGQGQNHMVTIVLPEFIPARWWQHLLHNQTALLIKGALLFRKNVVVTDVPYHLKR, encoded by the coding sequence ATGCGCCTCTATTCGCTCAAGCGCATCTTCGTCGGCAGCCCGTTCCCGACCGCCCAGGCCCGGCACGAGCGCCTCACCAAGGTCACCGGGCTGGCAGTGCTCGGCTCAGACCCCCTCTCCTCCGTCGCGTACGCTACCGAAGAAATTCTGCTGGTCCTGATCCTCGCCGGCACCGGGGTGCTCGCCTACTCGGTCCCCATCGGCTTCGTCATCGCTGTCGTGATCGCGATTGTGGTCAACTCCTACCGCCAGACGATCCCCGCCTATCCCCAGGGAGCCAGCGCCTATATCGTGGCCAAGGATAACCTGGGGACCTTCGCCGGGCTCACGGCGGGCGCGGCCCTTCTTATCGACTACACGCTGACCGTGGCGGTGAGCGTTTCCGCCGGCGTGGCTGCCATCACCTCGGCGTTTCCGGCCCTGTATCCGGAGCGCGTGCTCATCTGCGTGCTCCTCGTCGTCGGCATCGCGGTGGCCAACCTCAGGGGTGTCAGGGAATCCGGGCGTATGTTTGCGCTGCCAACCTACCTTTTCATCGCCGGCTTCCTGGGACTGCTCGGCGCGGGCTTTCTGCGATATGTGTGGCTGGGCGCCCCCGAGGCGCCTTCGCCCGCTCCCCCGACGGAGCCGGTTTCGTCGCTGGGCGTGTTTCTCGTCCTGCGAGCGTTCGCCTCGGGGGCCGTGGCCCTGACGGGAATCGAGGCCATATCCGACGGCGTCACCGCCTTCAAGCCTCCCGAGGTCAAAAATGCTCGGACCACGCTGGCCTGGCTGGGCGCGACTTCGATCACGCTCTTCGTCGGCACGACCCTCCTCGCCTCGCTCTACGGGGTTCTCCCCCGCGAGGAGGAAACGGTCGTCTCCCAGCTCGCCTGGCAGGTGTTCGGGGGAGGGCCCCTCTACTACTACGTCCAGGTCGTCTCCACGCTCATCCTGATCTTTGCGGCCAACACCTCGTTCGCCGATTTTCCGCGCCTCTCCTTCTTCATGGCCCGGGACGGTTTCCTGCCCCGCCAGTTCGGCAACCGCGGCGACCGTCTCGTCTTCTCGAACGGGATCCTCATCCTGGGAACTGCGGCGATCGTGCTGATCGTGATCTTCGGCGGCAGTACCCACGCCTTGATCCCGCTCTACGCGGTCGGCGTGTTCACCTCGTTCACCCTCTCGCAGGCCAGCATGGTCCGCCGCTGGCTCAGGCAGAAGCCTCCAGGCTGGTGGTGGCGGGCGACGATCAACGGCGTCGGGGCGGCGACCACCGGGCTCGTGATGGTGGTTATCGCGATGACCAAGTTCGTCCACGGGGCCTGGATCGTCGTGCTGTTGATCCCGATCTTCATCACAGTGTTCTTCGTCATCCACCGCCACTACCGCCGGGTCGCGGAGCAACTCTCGCTCGAGGGCTACGGCGGACCGCCGCCGATCCGTCACACGGTCCTCGTCCTGATCGGCGACCTGCACAGGGGCGTGGTTCAGGCCCTCCAGTACGCCAAGACCCTCTCGCCCGACACGAAGGCCGTGTACGTGGAGCTGGACCCGGACGGGACACACAAGCTCGAGGAGAAGTGGGTGAAGTGGGGGTGCGGGGTGCCGCTGGTGGTGCTGACCTCGCCGTACCGGTCGCTGCTCGGGCCGTTTCTGGACTACCTGGACCACCTGCAGGGGCAGGGGCAGAACCACATGGTGACGATCGTGCTGCCCGAGTTCATTCCGGCGCGCTGGTGGCAGCACCTCCTCCACAACCAGACGGCGCTCCTGATCAAGGGGGCGCTCCTCTTCAGGAAGAACGTTGTGGTGACCGACGTCCCCTACCACCTGAAGCGCTGA
- a CDS encoding DNA-3-methyladenine glycosylase 2, with product MRVQLLAEGPLDVGQTLARYRIWGEDPANRLAGERFRRVVRVHGQLHGYELGWSGPPDAVQLTLSLPGSRSTRVAEAALAEVRRLLFLDADLPAFYRMAKGDPALSGLITPLYGLRPTLAPSPFEMLVGAISAQQVNLAFAFTTRARLVRRFGERVTVNGGVIYSFPGPERVAKARVSELRRMQFSTRKAEYIIGLARLTSSGALDFDHLGRLPNEEVIAALTQVRGFGRWTAEWFLCRALGRGDVCPAGDLGVRKGFAHFYNRGRPLSERAIRRRAGQWGEHQNLAVHYLLAGLRLAQERSGGGT from the coding sequence ATGAGAGTCCAGCTCCTTGCCGAAGGTCCCCTCGACGTCGGGCAGACGCTGGCCCGCTACCGCATCTGGGGAGAGGACCCCGCCAACCGGCTCGCCGGCGAGCGCTTCCGTCGCGTCGTTCGCGTGCACGGCCAGCTCCACGGCTACGAGCTCGGCTGGTCGGGCCCGCCCGATGCGGTGCAGCTCACGCTGAGCCTCCCGGGCTCACGCTCGACCAGGGTGGCCGAGGCCGCTCTCGCCGAGGTGCGGCGGCTTTTGTTCCTGGATGCCGACCTTCCAGCCTTCTACCGGATGGCCAAGGGCGACCCTGCCCTCTCGGGCCTCATCACCCCGCTCTACGGCCTCCGCCCGACACTCGCCCCCTCGCCCTTCGAGATGCTGGTCGGCGCCATCAGCGCCCAGCAGGTGAACCTGGCCTTCGCCTTCACGACGCGGGCCCGGCTGGTCCGTCGCTTCGGCGAGCGCGTCACCGTGAACGGCGGCGTCATCTATTCGTTCCCGGGTCCCGAGCGTGTGGCAAAGGCTCGCGTCAGCGAACTCAGACGGATGCAGTTTTCGACGCGGAAGGCTGAGTACATCATCGGCTTGGCCCGCCTGACCTCGAGCGGCGCGCTCGACTTCGACCACCTGGGGAGGCTCCCCAACGAGGAGGTCATCGCGGCGCTGACCCAGGTCCGCGGCTTCGGCCGCTGGACCGCCGAGTGGTTCCTCTGCCGCGCCCTGGGACGAGGCGACGTGTGCCCGGCCGGGGATCTGGGCGTCAGGAAAGGCTTCGCCCACTTCTACAACCGCGGCCGGCCCCTGAGCGAGAGGGCGATCCGCCGTCGAGCTGGCCAGTGGGGCGAGCACCAGAATCTCGCCGTCCACTACCTCCTGGCCGGGCTTCGCCTGGCCCAGGAGCGGTCTGGGGGTGGGACGTGA
- a CDS encoding DUF971 domain-containing protein: MSKLTLPIFGQPSPNDLSEVHLVGRYALGATWADKHGSIYPFERLRRDCPCGSCAALPQLTPEMAWPSEVKRQPDGLRVLWSDGHESLYPYAALRALCRCAACNEQRK; this comes from the coding sequence GTGAGCAAGCTCACGCTCCCGATCTTCGGCCAGCCGAGCCCGAACGATCTCTCGGAGGTCCACCTGGTCGGCCGCTACGCCCTGGGCGCCACCTGGGCCGACAAGCACGGGAGTATCTACCCCTTCGAGCGCCTGCGGCGCGACTGCCCCTGCGGGAGCTGCGCTGCGCTCCCCCAGCTCACCCCCGAGATGGCCTGGCCGAGCGAGGTGAAGCGCCAGCCCGACGGTCTCCGCGTCCTCTGGTCCGACGGCCACGAGAGCCTCTACCCCTACGCCGCGCTCCGGGCCCTCTGCCGCTGCGCCGCCTGCAACGAACAACGTAAATGA